Proteins from a genomic interval of Bacteroidales bacterium:
- a CDS encoding ATP-binding protein yields MIPRIAEEKARHLLGGFPCVAIIGPRQVGKTTLAKSILHLYDDPVYLDLELKKDFIKLEDPETFLGQYGEKLVVIDEVQRKKDLFPVFRALIDQNRIPARFLLLGSASPELLRNSSETLAGRIAYLELTPFLVPEVIPAYEMNLLWLRGGYPFPFLNESYWLDWMNSFVKTYVERDLPNLGFTADSIMGERLWTMLAHLHGNLVNYAELGKSLDISIHTVKKYMSFLESAFLIRTILPYHSNIRKRLVKSSKVYIRDSGLMHFLLGIESMDQLLGNPKLGSSWEGFVIEQIIPMLPSNCHHYFYRTHDGAELDLVLVKSNQPVAGIEIKFGSDPRPSRGNTEAVLTLKTKNNFILINREDDYTLSSGFTVCGLITFLNKYLPLIFSSHE; encoded by the coding sequence ATGATTCCAAGAATAGCCGAAGAAAAAGCAAGACATCTGCTTGGAGGATTTCCATGTGTTGCGATTATCGGGCCCCGGCAGGTCGGTAAAACAACCCTTGCAAAAAGCATTCTTCATCTTTATGATGATCCGGTGTACCTGGACCTGGAGCTGAAGAAAGACTTCATAAAACTTGAAGATCCCGAGACGTTTCTGGGACAGTATGGTGAAAAGCTGGTTGTCATTGACGAAGTACAACGCAAAAAGGATCTTTTTCCGGTATTTCGGGCATTGATCGATCAAAACAGGATCCCTGCCCGTTTCCTATTGCTGGGTTCAGCCTCACCGGAACTGCTCAGGAACTCATCGGAAACCCTGGCCGGAAGAATTGCATACCTGGAATTAACTCCTTTTCTTGTACCGGAAGTGATACCGGCGTATGAGATGAACTTGTTGTGGCTAAGAGGTGGATACCCATTTCCTTTCCTTAATGAAAGTTATTGGCTTGACTGGATGAACAGCTTTGTTAAAACCTATGTTGAGCGAGATCTTCCCAACCTTGGCTTCACTGCGGACAGCATTATGGGTGAACGACTCTGGACTATGCTTGCCCATTTGCACGGCAACCTGGTAAATTATGCTGAGCTGGGTAAAAGTCTGGATATCAGCATTCATACAGTGAAAAAATACATGAGCTTCCTGGAAAGTGCATTCCTGATACGAACCATTCTTCCGTATCATTCGAATATCCGTAAGCGCCTTGTCAAGTCCTCCAAAGTTTATATCCGGGACTCAGGGCTGATGCATTTTTTACTGGGAATTGAAAGCATGGATCAGCTGTTGGGAAATCCCAAACTGGGTTCATCATGGGAGGGATTTGTCATAGAGCAGATCATCCCCATGCTGCCGTCAAATTGCCATCATTATTTCTATCGCACCCATGATGGTGCAGAACTTGATCTGGTGCTTGTCAAAAGCAATCAACCTGTGGCCGGCATTGAGATAAAATTTGGATCCGATCCTCGTCCATCAAGGGGAAATACAGAAGCGGTCCTAACGCTGAAAACAAAGAACAACTTCATTCTTATTAACAGAGAGGATGATTACACGCTGTCTTCCGGTTTCACAGTCTGTGGCCTGATCACTTTTCTGAATAAATATCTGCCGTTGATTTTTTCATCACACGAATAA
- a CDS encoding T9SS type A sorting domain-containing protein: MGIENIKAGSIVNLQIAYNTYLSDYEMQSICDYLTSSYASSNIHDNAPGCNSQQEVEDACAGVGIPEVGSRQHVLRAKPEGSAVSSFPNPCSDYTLFEYKLPEPGEVSLTIFNHLGQQVAVLVKEEQACGKHQVQWDAEGVPAGMYYYRLTVIPTFAGTGGKVMVVRLF, translated from the coding sequence ATGGGAATTGAAAATATTAAGGCTGGATCCATCGTGAACCTGCAAATAGCGTATAATACTTACTTATCAGATTATGAGATGCAGAGCATCTGCGATTATTTAACAAGCTCATATGCTAGTTCAAATATTCATGACAATGCCCCCGGTTGCAACAGTCAGCAGGAGGTGGAGGATGCGTGTGCCGGGGTAGGCATTCCTGAAGTTGGCAGTCGGCAGCATGTCCTGAGGGCGAAGCCCGAAGGATCAGCAGTCAGCAGTTTCCCGAATCCGTGCAGTGATTACACACTATTTGAATACAAGTTGCCGGAGCCTGGTGAGGTCAGTTTAACGATCTTCAACCATCTGGGGCAACAAGTTGCAGTGCTGGTAAAGGAGGAACAAGCTTGTGGCAAACATCAGGTGCAATGGGATGCGGAGGGGGTGCCCGCAGGGATGTATTATTACCGGCTGACGGTGATCCCCACTTTCGCGGGTACAGGCGGTAAAGTGATGGTGGTGAGATTATTTTAA
- a CDS encoding L-serine ammonia-lyase, iron-sulfur-dependent, subunit alpha — protein sequence MKLPGIFNDVIGPVMRGPSSSHTAASWRIARIGLDILNEPLEKALIEFDSKGAWAPNYREQGTTMGIDGGLLGLDITDERMKDTESYAREKGITIQYQISSFPTNHANTVRLSLTGISQKKIQITAVSLGGGSFEIRSVDGFPVQLCGDLFGIMIFTNNKPDISEEIKAIIPSGEEFLSEQKGDVFKYEFKSSFPFSSELINQLQNLPVIDKVAVINPIMPVISGRQTEIPFTTIQSMIGYAEENGLDLGDLGLIYEKCISGISEEELTVKMNEIIQIIHKSIEAGLKGTQYADRILQQQSHLIEKAEKEGKIRDSVVNRIIENVSALMESKSAMEVIVAVPTAGSCGTVGGSLRAISGNNGYSMDKLTKAYFAAGIIGTYFARGPGFSAEEHGCQVECGAASSMAAAGIAQLMGGTAKQALDAASMALQNMIGMVCDPVADRVEVPCLGKNINAAVNGYASAIMAVSGFDAVIPLNEVIQTVSRVSKTMPDCVKCTGKGGLAITETALNLKNKLNR from the coding sequence ATGAAATTACCTGGCATTTTTAATGATGTTATTGGACCTGTGATGCGGGGGCCATCCAGTTCGCATACCGCAGCTTCCTGGCGAATAGCCAGAATCGGACTGGATATTTTAAATGAACCGCTGGAAAAAGCGCTTATAGAGTTTGACAGCAAAGGAGCATGGGCCCCGAATTACCGTGAACAGGGAACCACAATGGGAATTGATGGCGGGCTTTTAGGGTTGGACATTACCGATGAAAGAATGAAAGATACGGAAAGTTACGCCCGCGAAAAGGGAATTACTATTCAATATCAGATTAGTTCATTCCCAACAAACCATGCCAATACCGTGCGACTTTCCCTGACAGGGATTTCGCAAAAAAAGATTCAGATAACTGCTGTTTCTCTGGGAGGAGGATCTTTTGAGATTAGATCTGTTGACGGGTTTCCGGTACAGTTGTGTGGCGACTTGTTTGGAATAATGATATTCACCAACAATAAGCCGGACATCAGTGAGGAGATTAAGGCAATAATTCCTTCAGGAGAGGAATTTTTATCGGAACAAAAGGGAGATGTATTCAAGTACGAGTTTAAATCGTCATTTCCATTTTCATCTGAATTGATAAATCAATTACAAAACCTTCCGGTAATTGATAAAGTAGCGGTCATTAACCCGATAATGCCCGTAATTTCGGGCAGGCAGACTGAAATACCTTTTACCACAATTCAGTCGATGATCGGTTATGCCGAAGAAAATGGATTGGATTTAGGCGATTTGGGTCTGATTTACGAAAAATGTATAAGTGGAATTTCAGAAGAGGAATTAACTGTCAAAATGAATGAAATTATCCAAATCATTCATAAAAGCATTGAGGCCGGATTAAAAGGAACCCAATATGCCGACCGGATATTACAACAGCAGTCACACCTGATTGAAAAAGCAGAAAAGGAAGGCAAAATAAGGGATTCTGTTGTTAACCGGATTATTGAGAATGTTTCGGCCCTCATGGAATCAAAAAGTGCCATGGAGGTGATTGTTGCCGTGCCAACCGCAGGCTCCTGTGGAACAGTAGGAGGATCATTGCGGGCCATTTCCGGGAATAATGGTTACTCCATGGATAAATTAACAAAAGCATATTTTGCAGCCGGAATTATTGGCACTTACTTTGCCCGGGGGCCTGGTTTCTCGGCCGAAGAACATGGATGTCAGGTGGAATGTGGTGCTGCTTCAAGCATGGCAGCCGCAGGAATAGCTCAATTAATGGGCGGTACAGCAAAACAGGCTTTGGATGCTGCATCGATGGCTCTTCAAAATATGATTGGTATGGTCTGCGACCCCGTTGCCGACCGTGTTGAAGTACCATGCCTTGGGAAAAATATAAATGCTGCGGTTAATGGATATGCATCTGCTATCATGGCCGTCTCAGGATTTGATGCGGTCATCCCACTGAATGAGGTAATCCAAACGGTTTCGAGGGTAAGCAAAACAATGCCTGATTGCGTTAAATGTACGGGAAAAGGAGGATTGGCGATAACCGAAACCGCGCTGAATCTTAAAAATAAACTAAACAGATAA
- a CDS encoding radical SAM protein, whose amino-acid sequence MYKYLFGPVPSRRLGMSLGVDLVPRKVCSLDCVYCEVGKTTKLTVGRKEYIRLDKVKEELLHYFTNNPDPDYITFSGSGEPTLNTRIGELLQFIKQIKPGVPVAVLTNGTLFYDKDVRDALKGADVVLPSLDAGTEETFQLINRPAGELTIDTYIQGLIRFREEFKGKIWLEVFILPGYNDHLDELLELKKAIVRINPDVVQLNTLDRPGTVPDLRSATSEELRKIADLWELDHVEIVAASSERKKMQSYRKDIETSILETIKRRPCTSEDLCKMLGLHINELNKYLDVLTAENKIKANRQERGIFYQLPSW is encoded by the coding sequence ATGTATAAATACCTGTTTGGTCCCGTACCGTCAAGACGGTTGGGAATGTCATTGGGAGTCGATCTGGTGCCACGAAAGGTATGCTCGCTGGACTGTGTTTATTGTGAGGTTGGGAAAACAACCAAACTGACGGTCGGCCGAAAGGAATACATCCGGTTGGATAAGGTTAAAGAAGAGTTGCTGCATTATTTCACAAATAATCCTGATCCGGATTACATTACTTTTTCAGGGTCCGGAGAACCCACCCTGAATACCCGGATTGGTGAATTATTACAATTCATCAAGCAGATCAAACCAGGAGTTCCTGTGGCGGTGCTGACGAACGGGACCCTTTTCTACGACAAAGATGTGAGGGACGCACTTAAAGGAGCGGACGTGGTCCTTCCTTCACTTGATGCCGGCACGGAAGAGACATTCCAATTGATCAACCGGCCAGCCGGCGAACTGACGATCGATACATATATCCAGGGCCTGATCCGTTTCAGGGAGGAATTCAAGGGAAAGATATGGCTGGAGGTGTTCATTCTTCCCGGTTACAATGATCATTTGGATGAACTATTGGAACTAAAAAAGGCCATTGTCAGGATCAATCCTGATGTAGTTCAGCTGAATACACTGGACAGGCCCGGAACAGTGCCGGATTTACGAAGTGCGACAAGTGAAGAGCTCCGCAAGATAGCCGACTTATGGGAACTGGATCATGTCGAAATTGTGGCAGCATCCTCCGAAAGGAAAAAGATGCAGTCGTACCGAAAAGATATAGAAACAAGCATTCTGGAGACCATCAAAAGAAGGCCCTGCACGTCAGAGGACCTGTGCAAAATGCTTGGACTCCACATCAATGAACTGAATAAATACCTTGACGTGCTGACGGCAGAAAATAAAATCAAGGCAAACCGGCAGGAAAGGGGGATCTTTTATCAGCTTCCATCCTGGTAG
- a CDS encoding TonB-dependent receptor: MNYLKQYSIHFLLLIGSVAVAQKPRTDANIFGHVVDLNGIHIPFASISIVGTAIGTSTDITGHYRLINLPEETWIVKAQYLGYKSSEKEVSTRTGETQEINFVLEEDLLRLEEVVITGNRNETKRTESTTIVNTITPRLFTSTQSVILGEGLNFCPGLRMENNCQNCGFSQVRMNGMEGPYAQILINSRPIFSGLASVYGLELIPANMIERVEVIRGGGSALYGSNAIAGTINLILKDPVVNAYELSLSAASSGVGIENSGDPASDYTVHLNTSLVAADNKSGMSLYGFYRNREPFDANGDGFSELSSLRNTTLGSRIYHRFGTRAKLSADFFAISEKRRGGDKHDEVPHMAGIAEAVEHQLTNGALTYEMFFRDHGLLSVYISGQRVNRDSYYGANQSLNDYGNTRDLSYTAGVQYNAPLGIVRLVTGIETVGSALFDKKLGYPDLDNASLNPDDSTLLVPVVETRTISDQTMNTTGIFAQTEVELGVFKLSAGVRYDHYSIHNSAQEGYDDKTGNVLSPRFSAKYDILESLQVRISYSQGYRAPQIFDEDLHIETSGARQVIHQNAPDLQQEKSHSAMASLDFHKKMGKVFFSLLSEGFYTRLNNAFVNEYGEPDENGTVVYTRVNTKNGAEVMGINLEMNLVPVRSLTVKGGFTIQSSQYEDPQEFDERRFFRTPDEYGYITLNWQPVDPVAISLSGTYTGKMLVPYFGPDLTDPTDGELRTSPAFFDMGMKIQYRIRLNGASLQIFAGLKNLINSYQDDFDTGIDRDPGYVYGPATPRIVYAGLVFGNLFKM, encoded by the coding sequence ATGAACTATTTAAAACAATATAGTATCCATTTTTTACTGCTCATTGGCTCTGTGGCGGTAGCACAGAAGCCCAGGACGGATGCCAACATCTTTGGGCATGTGGTCGACCTGAACGGAATCCACATCCCTTTTGCATCGATAAGCATTGTTGGCACTGCCATTGGGACCTCCACTGATATCACGGGCCATTACCGGTTGATCAACCTCCCTGAGGAAACCTGGATCGTGAAAGCACAGTACCTTGGTTATAAATCCAGTGAAAAAGAGGTTTCCACACGGACTGGAGAAACCCAGGAGATCAATTTTGTTCTGGAAGAAGACCTGCTACGACTCGAAGAGGTGGTCATCACCGGCAACCGGAATGAAACCAAGAGGACAGAGTCAACGACCATTGTCAACACCATCACTCCCAGACTGTTTACCTCAACACAGTCGGTAATTCTGGGTGAAGGCCTCAACTTCTGCCCGGGTTTGCGCATGGAGAACAACTGCCAGAATTGCGGATTCTCACAGGTGCGAATGAACGGGATGGAAGGACCTTATGCGCAGATTTTGATCAACAGCCGTCCCATTTTCAGCGGATTGGCCAGTGTATACGGCCTGGAGCTGATACCCGCCAACATGATCGAACGGGTGGAGGTTATACGCGGTGGGGGATCTGCCCTTTACGGCAGCAACGCCATCGCCGGAACCATCAACCTGATCCTGAAGGATCCGGTTGTGAATGCCTATGAACTAAGCCTGAGTGCGGCTTCCAGCGGTGTAGGTATTGAAAATTCAGGCGATCCTGCCTCCGACTATACGGTTCATCTCAACACCTCCCTGGTAGCGGCCGATAATAAATCAGGCATGTCGCTGTATGGCTTCTACCGGAACCGGGAACCTTTCGACGCCAACGGGGACGGATTTTCGGAGCTCTCCTCCCTAAGAAATACCACCCTGGGCAGCCGCATCTACCATCGGTTCGGGACACGTGCAAAGCTCTCGGCCGACTTTTTCGCCATCTCGGAGAAAAGACGTGGGGGCGACAAGCACGACGAGGTCCCGCATATGGCCGGGATCGCCGAGGCTGTGGAACACCAGCTTACCAACGGGGCTCTGACCTACGAGATGTTCTTCAGGGATCATGGCCTATTGTCGGTTTATATCTCAGGACAACGGGTGAACCGTGACTCCTACTACGGGGCCAACCAGTCACTGAACGACTATGGGAATACCCGTGACCTGTCATATACGGCTGGCGTACAATACAATGCGCCGTTGGGGATCGTCCGCCTGGTAACTGGAATTGAAACTGTGGGGTCCGCACTTTTCGATAAGAAGCTGGGATACCCTGATCTGGACAATGCCAGCCTTAATCCGGATGATTCGACCCTGCTGGTGCCAGTCGTTGAAACCCGGACCATTTCAGACCAAACAATGAATACCACCGGCATCTTTGCCCAGACTGAGGTCGAGCTGGGTGTGTTCAAACTTTCGGCAGGTGTCCGGTATGATCACTATTCCATTCACAACAGTGCACAGGAAGGATATGACGATAAAACAGGTAACGTGCTGAGCCCGCGGTTCAGCGCCAAATACGATATCCTGGAATCCTTGCAGGTACGCATCAGCTATTCGCAAGGATATCGGGCGCCACAGATCTTCGATGAAGATCTTCATATCGAAACCTCCGGTGCACGGCAGGTCATTCATCAAAACGCACCTGACCTGCAGCAGGAAAAGAGCCACAGCGCCATGGCCTCACTGGATTTTCATAAGAAAATGGGAAAGGTCTTCTTCAGTTTGCTATCCGAAGGCTTCTATACCCGCCTGAATAACGCTTTTGTTAACGAATACGGCGAGCCCGACGAGAACGGAACGGTCGTCTACACCCGCGTCAATACCAAAAATGGGGCTGAGGTCATGGGAATCAATCTGGAGATGAACCTGGTACCGGTCAGATCCCTCACAGTGAAAGGCGGATTTACTATCCAATCGAGCCAGTACGAGGACCCACAGGAATTTGATGAGCGGCGGTTTTTCCGCACCCCCGATGAATACGGCTATATAACCCTCAACTGGCAGCCGGTTGATCCCGTGGCAATCTCTCTATCGGGTACCTATACCGGTAAAATGTTGGTGCCCTATTTCGGCCCCGACCTCACGGATCCGACTGACGGTGAGCTCAGGACGTCTCCGGCTTTTTTCGACATGGGGATGAAAATACAATACCGTATCCGGTTAAATGGTGCTTCACTGCAAATCTTTGCGGGTTTGAAGAATCTGATCAATTCCTATCAGGATGACTTTGATACCGGCATCGACCGTGACCCCGGCTATGTGTACGGACCAGCGACCCCGCGAATCGTATATGCGGGGCTGGTTTTCGGAAACCTGTTCAAAATGTAG
- the thpR gene encoding RNA 2',3'-cyclic phosphodiesterase — MKRLFIAIKFHPSDTLLEVFRSLKENLREDKIKWVEEHNLHLTLKFFGDTEETMIPAIRKAMNAAAGRSPGFDLELKGTGIFGSRYDPRVIWLGIEPCPGLQSLYENLWEELGKPGYVPDSQNFVPHLTIGRVKSIRNKRFFQEVIQQYKEGLIQRETVRELYLFESILRSEGPVYKIIENFVLR, encoded by the coding sequence ATGAAACGCTTATTCATCGCAATAAAGTTCCACCCCTCGGATACGCTTCTGGAGGTGTTCCGCTCCCTGAAGGAAAATCTTCGCGAGGATAAGATCAAATGGGTCGAGGAACATAACCTCCACCTGACACTGAAATTTTTCGGAGATACGGAAGAAACCATGATCCCGGCAATCCGCAAGGCGATGAACGCGGCGGCCGGCAGATCCCCCGGCTTCGATCTGGAACTTAAAGGTACCGGGATCTTCGGAAGCAGATACGACCCCCGTGTGATCTGGCTCGGCATCGAACCCTGCCCCGGCCTCCAATCCCTGTATGAAAACCTGTGGGAAGAACTCGGGAAACCGGGCTATGTGCCCGACTCACAGAATTTCGTTCCCCATCTGACCATCGGAAGGGTCAAGTCCATCCGCAATAAACGATTTTTCCAGGAAGTGATCCAGCAGTATAAAGAAGGACTTATCCAGAGAGAAACGGTGCGGGAACTGTATCTTTTCGAAAGCATCCTCCGCTCCGAAGGACCGGTGTATAAGATCATTGAGAACTTTGTTCTGAGATGA
- a CDS encoding sigma-70 family RNA polymerase sigma factor, with protein MLPKDDRYYIEKVLEGDTAAFAALVDRHKDNAFALALRITGNREDAEEIAMDAFVKVYRSLGNFRNDSKFTTWLYRIVHNESISALRKKQPETAPLDDSLASDYPTEEIQQCVSELDELQQQKLISRALKELPPEDHMLITLFYMEDLSVSEINEITGLSQSNIKVRLHRTRKKLYQILNRLQMNVTVQ; from the coding sequence ATGCTCCCTAAAGATGACCGCTATTACATCGAAAAGGTGCTGGAAGGAGATACGGCCGCCTTTGCAGCCCTCGTCGACAGGCATAAGGATAACGCCTTTGCGCTTGCGCTTAGAATTACGGGCAACCGCGAGGATGCGGAGGAAATCGCCATGGATGCCTTTGTGAAAGTATACCGCTCCCTGGGGAATTTTCGCAACGATTCAAAGTTCACCACCTGGCTCTACCGGATCGTCCATAACGAATCCATCTCGGCACTGCGCAAAAAACAACCGGAAACAGCACCCCTGGATGATAGCCTGGCCAGCGACTACCCAACCGAAGAGATCCAGCAGTGCGTTTCGGAACTGGACGAACTTCAGCAACAGAAACTGATCTCCAGGGCATTGAAAGAACTTCCGCCGGAGGATCATATGCTGATCACGCTGTTTTACATGGAAGACCTGTCGGTCAGCGAAATCAACGAAATAACGGGCCTGAGCCAGTCAAACATAAAAGTCAGGCTGCACAGGACAAGAAAAAAACTTTACCAGATACTGAACAGGCTGCAAATGAACGTTACTGTTCAATAA
- a CDS encoding acyltransferase, which produces MMPLPEIKKNIFRIQSPDEFNVLALNIFHYQCENNPVYRQFILQLGIKSEAVARVEAIPFLPVSFFKTHRIITGHFTPGLTFLSSGTTGMQPSRHAVAETSLYEASFLNCFERFYGKISRYCILALLPSYLSRQDSSLVYMVNRLISESKHPESGFYLDATQILPDRLEKLKSAHQPTILFGVSYALLDFAESHPVDFPDLIVMETGGMKGRRKEMIREELHDRLSRGFGVPVVHSEYGMTELLSQAYSRGLGLYRTPPWMKVLMRDVNDPLTWVGYQQTGGINVIDLANIHSCSFLATQDLGKAYPDGSFEVLGRFDESDIRGCNLLV; this is translated from the coding sequence ATGATGCCTCTGCCGGAAATCAAGAAAAATATCTTCCGCATTCAGTCACCTGATGAATTTAACGTACTGGCCCTGAATATATTTCATTACCAGTGTGAAAATAATCCGGTCTACCGGCAATTCATCCTCCAGCTGGGGATCAAATCTGAAGCTGTCGCCCGGGTAGAGGCAATTCCATTCCTGCCGGTTTCCTTTTTCAAGACCCACCGGATCATAACCGGTCATTTTACCCCCGGGCTAACCTTCCTCAGCAGCGGCACCACCGGTATGCAGCCCAGCCGGCACGCAGTGGCAGAGACCTCTTTGTACGAGGCAAGCTTCCTGAACTGCTTTGAACGGTTTTACGGTAAAATATCCCGCTATTGCATCCTTGCCCTCCTCCCTTCCTATTTATCCCGGCAGGACTCTTCCCTGGTGTATATGGTGAACAGACTGATTTCGGAGAGCAAGCACCCGGAGAGCGGATTTTATCTCGACGCCACCCAGATCCTGCCCGACAGACTTGAAAAGCTAAAGAGCGCACACCAGCCAACCATCCTGTTCGGGGTGTCCTATGCGCTGCTGGACTTTGCCGAGTCGCATCCCGTTGATTTTCCGGATCTGATCGTAATGGAAACAGGTGGAATGAAAGGGCGGAGAAAGGAGATGATCCGGGAGGAGCTGCACGACAGGTTATCCCGTGGATTCGGTGTTCCGGTCGTTCATTCGGAATACGGTATGACTGAACTCCTTTCGCAGGCATACTCCCGTGGGCTGGGCCTCTATCGTACCCCACCCTGGATGAAGGTTCTGATGCGCGACGTCAATGATCCGCTCACCTGGGTCGGGTATCAGCAAACAGGTGGGATCAATGTCATCGATCTGGCCAATATCCATTCCTGCTCATTCCTGGCCACTCAGGATCTCGGGAAAGCATACCCTGACGGTTCCTTTGAAGTGCTGGGCAGGTTCGACGAGAGCGACATCCGTGGCTGCAACCTGCTCGTTTAA
- a CDS encoding SOS response-associated peptidase translates to MCGRFSFSPNEILIEERFDLEVEEGLYTPRYNCAPAQNLAVISNQEPGRLSFFRWGLIPFWAKDPAIGNRMINARAEGILEKPSFRNPFRQRRCLVLSDGFFEWKRVGDSQVYRSAGSQVYGSAGGGRREEERKVPYRIVMKNGDLFAMAGIWDSWRDPEERVVHSFAIITTTPNELMQPIHDRMPVILPRRFEKEWLTSDRTEDLLAMLQPYPAEEMEAYAVSRLVNSPANDRPEVIARI, encoded by the coding sequence ATGTGCGGACGCTTTTCATTCAGCCCCAACGAGATCCTCATCGAGGAACGCTTTGACCTGGAAGTGGAGGAGGGTCTTTACACTCCACGCTATAACTGTGCGCCTGCGCAGAACCTGGCCGTCATCTCAAACCAGGAGCCCGGCAGGCTGAGCTTTTTCCGGTGGGGGCTGATACCCTTCTGGGCAAAAGATCCTGCCATCGGCAACAGGATGATCAATGCACGGGCCGAGGGCATCCTGGAAAAGCCATCCTTCAGGAATCCTTTTCGGCAGAGGCGTTGTCTGGTGCTCAGTGATGGGTTTTTTGAGTGGAAACGGGTGGGGGATTCTCAGGTCTACAGGTCTGCGGGTTCTCAGGTCTACGGGTCGGCGGGAGGAGGGAGGAGGGAGGAAGAGAGAAAGGTGCCGTACAGGATCGTTATGAAGAACGGGGATCTGTTTGCGATGGCGGGGATATGGGATAGCTGGAGGGATCCGGAAGAAAGGGTGGTTCATTCGTTTGCCATTATCACGACAACGCCCAATGAACTGATGCAGCCGATCCACGACCGGATGCCGGTGATCCTGCCGCGGAGGTTCGAAAAAGAATGGCTCACCAGTGATCGCACGGAGGATCTTTTAGCAATGCTGCAGCCTTATCCGGCAGAGGAGATGGAGGCCTATGCGGTGTCGCGTCTGGTGAACAGTCCCGCCAATGACCGGCCCGAGGTGATTGCACGCATTTAA
- a CDS encoding Y-family DNA polymerase, whose product MKPSSPIFALADCNNFYASCEKLFEPGLEGKPLVVLSNNDGCIIARSAEAKQLGIKMGVPAFQIANLLEKNKVAVFSTNYALYGDMSQRVMSVLQQFTPTLEVYSIDEAFLDLTGIAGLDPVAYGQQIVRTVMKWTGIPVSIGIASTKTLSKLANDLAKELPETGGVLALMDEDTINGHLRSLSVNKVWGIGPRHARLLEEHGILTAYDLKCANEKWIRQHMGVMGERTVVELRGISCYPVDDHPQAKKGICSSRSFGKPVEDYDDLEEATTTFVASVALKLRRQQSVAQSLTVFVMTNRFARGPHYVNGTTVELPVATNHTSELIHHARLILKKLYRKGYLYKKSGVIVNDIIPQKTLQCTLWDDRNREKQEKITAAVDRINQRMGRGKIRYAVQGTGRKWKMRQEKLSPNYTTDWEELLVIEVGERVIPGH is encoded by the coding sequence TTGAAACCATCAAGTCCCATTTTTGCGCTGGCTGACTGCAACAACTTTTACGCCTCGTGCGAAAAGCTTTTTGAGCCGGGTCTGGAAGGCAAACCGCTAGTGGTTCTATCCAACAATGATGGCTGCATCATCGCCCGTTCGGCCGAGGCGAAACAGCTGGGGATCAAAATGGGGGTGCCTGCCTTTCAGATCGCGAATCTGCTGGAAAAAAACAAAGTGGCGGTATTTTCGACCAATTATGCTTTGTACGGGGATATGTCGCAACGCGTGATGTCGGTTCTTCAGCAGTTCACGCCCACGCTGGAAGTCTATTCCATCGACGAGGCTTTTCTCGATCTGACGGGAATCGCTGGTCTCGACCCGGTCGCCTACGGGCAACAGATCGTCAGGACCGTAATGAAATGGACGGGGATACCGGTGAGCATTGGGATCGCATCCACAAAAACCCTTTCCAAGCTTGCCAACGATCTCGCAAAGGAACTTCCGGAGACCGGGGGTGTGCTGGCGCTGATGGATGAAGATACGATCAATGGCCATCTGAGGTCCCTTTCCGTGAACAAGGTCTGGGGTATTGGCCCCCGGCACGCGCGGCTGTTGGAGGAACACGGCATTCTGACCGCCTATGATCTGAAATGCGCCAACGAGAAATGGATCCGGCAGCATATGGGAGTCATGGGTGAGCGGACCGTTGTTGAGCTGAGGGGAATTTCGTGCTACCCCGTTGACGATCATCCGCAGGCAAAGAAAGGGATATGTAGCTCCCGCTCTTTCGGCAAGCCCGTTGAAGATTACGATGACCTTGAAGAAGCCACCACCACGTTTGTCGCCTCTGTTGCACTAAAGCTCAGAAGGCAGCAGTCGGTGGCGCAGTCGTTGACCGTCTTTGTGATGACGAACCGGTTTGCACGGGGGCCGCACTATGTGAATGGCACAACCGTGGAGCTTCCTGTGGCGACCAACCATACATCGGAACTGATCCACCATGCAAGGCTCATCCTGAAAAAATTGTACAGAAAAGGCTATCTTTACAAGAAATCAGGCGTCATCGTCAACGATATCATTCCTCAGAAGACATTGCAGTGCACCCTCTGGGACGACCGTAACCGGGAGAAACAGGAAAAGATCACGGCTGCGGTCGACCGGATCAATCAGCGAATGGGCAGGGGAAAAATCCGGTACGCGGTACAGGGCACCGGAAGGAAATGGAAGATGCGACAGGAAAAGCTGTCGCCGAACTACACCACGGACTGGGAGGAGTTGCTGGTGATCGAGGTAGGGGAAAGGGTCATTCCTGGTCACTAG